Part of the Aspergillus oryzae RIB40 DNA, 47Q_0173 genome is shown below.
CAACGGGGATATCATACTTCCACAGGTTTGGGAAACTGTAATTGAACCTGATTGGACTATAACTATGCATATGTGGCCTATACCAGAGAAGCCGAAGACACCTGAGCCAGCTCCACCTCCGGATCCTCCTGTACCAGAGGCTGCCGCTGCCCCTGAAGCTCTACCAGCACCCGAAGACGTGGCTGTCGCTGTTCCTGCTGAGGAGCCTAAGAAGAAATCTGACTCAACAGGTGCGTCCTCCGTCCGCTGTCTCGTCAAGGAGTCCCTCAGAACCTGTTTCTTCAGTGGAACACAGTTATCCCCTCGTCTCGTTCTATGACGAAAACTGACTTGCTTTTATAGGAGCAAAAAAGCCGCGAACAAGAGCGCCCGACCCGGGTGCGTTTGCCATGTGGATGGCGGGTGGTAACCGTAGGTTCAACAAAGCTTTAAAAGTGGGAAAAAAGCCTAGAGTAGTCCTGCAACACGGGCTTGCTTCTCGTGTTATGTGATAGGATCTAAGCTTTTAGCTACTGCCTCTAGTCTGCGCATTGCGATAGGTATAGCGTGCATCACTACTTTTTTCGAGCTAGGCCTAAAGCTTAGATCGCGATGGGAAGTGAACGCAGAACATGTCAATGGGTTTTGTATGTTCTGCGATATCTTTCGCTTTTTAAGGCAGCCTGGGGCGAATGCTAGAAGTTTGAACTTGATCTATCTAAGCTTCTCTGGGGGGGCATGGCTTTTCCTCTCGCATAGCCGAGATTGGTTTCTCATGCCTCAGGGTGGCATCGCGCGCCCAAATCCATTTacattttgtttttgtttttagcttccccttcccttcccttctttgaTAGCGGTGAAACAAGGAGCACGGAAGGCATCTGTGgttattaaaaaaaagtcgTGGCATGCTTCTATCATGTCTTAAACATTGTGGGTGTTGCGGCGTGCTATTATACCCATAGAGCGTTGAATAGCATATTTTACTCCTTCCATATGCATATATGTGCTATTATGTGTTCTGGCTCAAATGCATGTTTTCAAGCCTAGTAGGCAACACCGGTTGCATGTAACATAGCTATCTTTTCCCATACTGCCGACATCTTGCAAAAATATAAAGTTAGACTTGTATTCTAACATTATGTGAATTTTGCGGTTTCTACTGACTCCATCATCCCCCGAAGTGACGTGGCCTCGACTTCTGTCATAACAGCTTCATTGGGGAATAAGGGGCTTCCATTCAATAATTTCGTCTCCAGttccaccaagaagatcatgaacTTCATCTGTAGACCTCGGAGGTGACCTGATTGATGAATTTGTTTGTAAGCTTTTGCCTTGTCTATGTTCCTCCTGTCCGCCGATCCAAAAGCCATTTGACATGCCAGTATCTGGCAACCTCTCAGTTGGGGCAGATGGCGTACTATTGTTAACCTTGCCTCCAAGATTCTGTCCTATTGGGTTATATCCTTTGAAGATGGGCTCCGTATTAGCAACTGTCTGTGGGCTACTAGTAACTTGACAGGATGCCGTTAGACATTGCTTTGAACTAAGGGAAACCGGTTTTCGGGGTATCGGTGGTGCAGCCTTCTCATTACCCAGTTGTCCGCTATACCTATTGATTGTGTTC
Proteins encoded:
- a CDS encoding uncharacterized protein (predicted protein), with protein sequence MHMWPIPEKPKTPEPAPPPDPPVPEAAAAPEALPAPEDVAVAVPAEEPKKKSDSTGAKKPRTRAPDPGAFAMWMAGGNRLKLRSRWEVNAEHVNGFCMFCDIFRFLRQPGANARSLNLIYLSFSGGAWLFLSHSRDWFLMPQGGIARPNPFTFCFCF